One Aegilops tauschii subsp. strangulata cultivar AL8/78 chromosome 2, Aet v6.0, whole genome shotgun sequence genomic window, AAACAAACAGTGCGCGCTCCACTCTCCATCGCGCGACCCAGCGACGAACGGCCGCGCCCATCGAGCgcaccgccggcgccctccccTCCCCTCTGCCGGGTCTTGTTGCCGGTAAgctcctcctcttctccctccCTCTTTCCCTCTCCGGCATCGCATCCTTTTTGTGGTGGAGCTTGGTGAGGTGCAGTGAGCGAGGCAGGTGCCAGAGGGGGACTGGTAGCAGGGGCAGGAGAGGTCGAGAGGAGTTGTTAGTTTAGTTCTTGGCCCGCTGACGAAGCAAGTTCTTGCGGTGTGCAACAATTCATCCCTGCAGAACAGATCTGCACAGTACATTGTTCCATATGTAGCGAAATGAAGAAAATACGTAGAACTGAATTTTTTTCCTCCTTTTCTGCAATCATGACTTGCCAAGTTGTCATAAGCTTTCAGAGTTTTGCTTCATCCTTTCAAGAATAATGCGAAGCAAAAATGGTTGCAGATTAGATCAATGCAGCTTTTGTCATAACAGAGATTTTCACCACCTATGCTTTACTACTCGCATCCTGAAAATCTACGCCATCGCTATAATTGGATGCGACTATAATGGGGACAATCTTTTTTGGATTGTTGTATGTACGTACGAGAAATAGGTTTAATCGTTTGAGATGCTGTCACTGTCATCAGCTTCAACCACAGGTACTACACACAGCGATGAAGACAACATTCTCTGGCACCCTAACGTGCCAGCACATGTGCTCATGTCTGAATTATTTAGTTGTTATTATTCTTCATGATTTACTGCCAGCAATCTCAGTTGATCTACTTGGCCAGTATTTCCTATGCATGCTCGAGTAGCCAACTAACCATATATGCATACTTCCTCTCTGCCCTTTGCAACGTGCATACCACTAAACCACTTTTCCATTAGTAGTGCTGTGCAACGCCCCCCGTGCGACAAGCCAATGATGGCCAGAGCTGCACTTCTTCCTGTTGCGTTGCTGCTGTGCCTTGCACTGGCCGGCGGCGCCAATGCTGCACAGAAGTCGACGGCCGGATTCTATGAACTCAAGAACAAGAAGGGGGATTTCTCCATCAAGGTCACCAACTGGGGCGCTGCCCTCGTATCTGCCATCGTCCCTGATGGCAAAGGTATGGCTTACTCTTTTCTTGTTTCCAAGAGCCCACATGCATGTTTGCGTCTTGTTGCTCATGAGCTGAAACCTTTCTTTTATGTAGGGAACTTGGCTGATGTTGTCCTTGGGTACGACACTGTTGCTGAATATGCCGTAAGATCACGAATCCCTCTGTTTTCACTGTTTGAGTATACATTGTTCTAGTCTTTTCGCTTCTCTGTTTATTGGATGATGATATGAATCACACACAAACGCACACGCTGCTTCATGAGAAAAGAAGTATTACGGAGGCGAAAAAAGTAAGAGGAAAGTTGCTCCTGGACGTGTTATGTGTTGAAATATGCAATGCAGCTTTAATTATGTATTTATGTTACATGCATGCTTCAAAGGTCCAAACACACCTAAATTCAAAATCACTGTATGCTTGTCTCTTCATCAGAATGGCTCTGCTTCATTCGGAGCAATGGTTGGGCGCGTAGCCAACAGAATCGCCAACGCCCGCTTTGTTCTTGACGGGAAAACCTATCACCTTCTCCGTAACGACGGCAACAGCACGATTCATGGCATGCTTCATACTTCACTTTGATTTATTTTTCTAAACCCCATGCATAACGATATGGTAAGATTGTTAAGTTTGATCCCCATCATCTTCTTGCTGCTTGTTCAGGAGGACCCAAGGGGTTCGGCAAGGTCATTTGGACGGTGAAGGAGCATGTGAGCCATGGTGACTCCCCATACATCACCTTCTACTACCACAGCTTGGATGGAGAGCAAGGTAACTAAAATGAAGTAAAATTGCCAACTTTTTGCTCATTGATTAATCTTATGACACTATGGTAAGGAATTTGGTGAATCCAAGACATAAAATTTGAAAAGCCCTCCCAAATGCGCTGAAAAATGCATCCTATACGGTTTAGGCTCCCTTAGTGAACATCCTCTGTTGATAAGGGGGTCCTATTCCCAAGCGGCTCGCGGCTAAAAGTGTTTGGGTTATGTGTATCTTTCGAAACCGCCACCTCCAAGGAGCCATTTGGGTTGTACACCAACTTCACAAATGGCCCTCTCTGTGCCTCCGTTTGCATGTGAAAAACACCTACAATTGAATAATCCTCTATTTTGGCTAATAGATGAAAACATCAACATCGACATAGTTTATTATATGCAGCACTGAAACTTCAACATAAGCTCATACATTCATCATTTCCCCACAGAACATTAACATATCTCAGTTGATCTTCATATCCCAGAATATGTCAAATTTTGTTTTCTTGGTTGTGTTGTTGCCTCCATGTGTTCTTTGCCACAGGAGCATTCTTTGTTATAAGAGAGCTCCAAGCATTTAACAAAATAACAGAATTAATCACACTGTTAAACAATTAACCAAATTGGTTAAACAAAATtaaaatgaagcatatataaatTAACACACAATATACTCATGGATTTTACAATAAGACACAATGAAACAGACCGGCTAGGGGATCAACCTGAACCAGGGCGCAAATCAACTAGGGCACATGCACGCATGTCTGCTTGGGCTAAGCTCAACGGCGCATCTCTGGCATCCGTGTAACTCTACATGACACCGTGCCCTCGGAGTAACGCTACCTGCTTCCATAGCCACCCTGATCTAGAGGAGGATAACTGACGATACTGCATCCCGCCGTGACAGTTTGGGACGAGCTTTTCATTTTGGTCATTTTTGTATTAGCGTACGTTGAGTCGCAACTATACTATAGGGCTGATTTGCACTTGTTCCTAAGAACAATCATGTTTGGGCAATGCAGGATTCCCAGGCGCCCTCGACGTATACGTGAAGTACCAGCTCTCCCGGCCATACGACCTGAGCATCCGCATGAACGTGACTGCGAGGAACAAGGCGACGCCAGTGAACCTCGCGAACCACGCGTACTGGAACCTGGCCGGCCACGGCAGCGGCGACGTCCTCAAGCACGAGCTCCAGATGTTCGCCTCACACTACACCCCCGTCGACGGGTCCATGATACCGACGGGCGAGGTCGCGCCCGTGGCCGGCACGATGTACGACTTCGGCAGGCGGATCCCCGTGGGCACCAACATGAAGATCGtccctggcggcggcggcgggtacGACATGAACTACGCCGTGGACGGGCAGCACGGGCAGCAGAACGCGATGCGGCCGGTGGCGCGCGTCCGGGACCCCAAGTCCGGGCGGGCGTTCGAGCTGTGGGCGAACCAGCCCGGGGTGCAGTTCTACACCGCCAGCTGGCTCATCAACGAGAAGGGGAAGGCCGGGAAGGTGTACGGGCAGTACGGCGCGCTGTGCCTGGAGACGCAGGCGTACCCCGACGCCGTCAACCACCCCAACTTCCCGTCCTCCATCGTGAGGCCCGGCCAGGTGTACAAGCACGACATGGTCTTCAGGTTCTCCTACCAGGCCACCTACGACGCGTGAGATGCTTGATCGTCCGTCGTTTCTTGTGGACTGTGCGGTAACATTTTGGTAGCTTGTGTAATAAGATGTGGCATTGGGACGAAGACATGAGGTTGCTGTCATTTGACCGCGTAATAAAGAAAAAATGCCGCTTCAACTGGAGTATTGTGCCGAATGCCTTTGGCAACTTATGGTCGTGCAAAGTGAATCGCATATAATTAATATAGAAAACTCAGTCAGTCTCTTGTGCAAGTATCTTCAAACGATCTATGACTAATCAACTTGTTAATCCCATCCAGTGCCTCCTCTTTCTTCTGTCTTTTAACGTATAAACCAGTAATCTACTCTTGTATTTTGGTTGAGAGGGTGATAGTGTACTGGTTTCCTCGTGGGTTGAGGCCAAATACTGGAGGAGGAGGCATCGTGGAGGCCCGGGGGATGGGCAGGCCAGCGCCTGCTTGCTTACTCGGTCGGCCTGGTTGGGCGTGGCGCTAGGCACTATGAAACAAGCACAAAACATAATCGAGAGAATTGATCGCGCTTTCTTTAGGCCTCCTAAATTGAAATTGTATGCTGAATTGCTAACACTTAATTGTTTCAGAAAAtatgatggagtcaaatgatgaTGGTGGTATTTTTGTCGGATGGGGaatgtcaatagcttcaaaacgagctaaagaacgtcgaAATCGGACTCCGGATAAATTAGTTAGGGCCGAAACAAGAATTCAGCCCTGTCAGTTTCAGGGTTAACCGGACATCCGGGAGTAGGTCCGGATGATACGGGTTCGTCAATCGGATTTCTGTCGTGTGGGGCGTCCGGACATCCGGGAGATGGTCCGGCTGATCCGGGTGGATGCGGATGATCCGGGAGTACTTCCGGTGATCCGGGCAGGTTAAACTGCTCGGGATTTCCTCTCGGGGACGAATTTTTGGTCAGAAATGGATGATTTTCAGGGCAAAATTGaggagattttgtggatggaaggtggggaaacttggggagatgctagatccactcgaaaccaagcaaatccatggatcaaaatcaacaaaacatcatcaaaaccaacaaatcacaaaaaaattagggatatttt contains:
- the LOC109731786 gene encoding uncharacterized protein — encoded protein: MMARAALLPVALLLCLALAGGANAAQKSTAGFYELKNKKGDFSIKVTNWGAALVSAIVPDGKGNLADVVLGYDTVAEYANGSASFGAMVGRVANRIANARFVLDGKTYHLLRNDGNSTIHGGPKGFGKVIWTVKEHVSHGDSPYITFYYHSLDGEQGFPGALDVYVKYQLSRPYDLSIRMNVTARNKATPVNLANHAYWNLAGHGSGDVLKHELQMFASHYTPVDGSMIPTGEVAPVAGTMYDFGRRIPVGTNMKIVPGGGGGYDMNYAVDGQHGQQNAMRPVARVRDPKSGRAFELWANQPGVQFYTASWLINEKGKAGKVYGQYGALCLETQAYPDAVNHPNFPSSIVRPGQVYKHDMVFRFSYQATYDA